A region of the Dasypus novemcinctus isolate mDasNov1 chromosome X, mDasNov1.1.hap2, whole genome shotgun sequence genome:
tatataaagagagaaaaggaaaacatttacATTGCAGGTTGAATAACTGAAGCAACAATTCATGATTTGACCTGGTATACACAATCTTGAATAACAAGGTATTTTAAGCTATTTCTTAAAAATCATCCTAGAGAACAAAAtacaacagatttttaaaaaagaaaccttatTAGAAATCCCTGTTTGGGTTTTGACTGGTCTACaactttaaaggtttttttttccccttatccttaataagaatattttatcgtgtatatatgtgtgtgtgtatgtgtgtcccCTCTGAATATAAATAAGCACTAagtctcaaatttaaaaatgaatctggTAAAATGGTAACGGTAAAATATAGACAGTGGGTATATGGGTGTTCACTGtgaaattctctcaattttgctgtatgtttgaaaatttccttaataaaatgTTGGGGGAAAAAGTTAATCTGTGAGATACTTAATGAGCTACACTTAAACCGCATTTAAAATTCAGGTTCACTCACCTTGAAAATCGCCTTGGACTGGGAACAGGACTTGGAGGTAGTCCACTGCTACTCACAAACATCTGCAAGGATGGTGAAAAACATtgctagaaaaatatatttaatattaaaataggTATTGTGCTCTGGTTCTTAaaagattcttttcaaaatgaTAGAAACAAAGTACTTAGAATTGCTTTGTTGTCTATGTgccatatatattattttcaaattaatatCATAgagtttcattaattttctttcaaGTCAAGGAATTCTTTAAAAGGGAAACAATGTGTGGGGGTGTTTTAGAAAGTGTGTGAGTGTTTGTGTCTTGTCAATGAGCCTACCTTTCCAAATCCTCTGGTGGGTGATGGTGCTGGAGAAACTGGAGTGAAGTCAATTCTCTTAGGAGAATATAATTTGTCCTGCTTGTCAATATCACTATCGCTCTGTAAATAAAAAGTATTACATCCTCATAACAATTCAGCACATTGTGACTTAATTACTACTACTACACACACCTATATTTTTAGAGCAGAAATATCTAGACCCTAAAATGTTGCAAACTAGAATTCTGCTGGAAAAGCAAAATCAAACACAAATACAGATTTGGAAGCAGAAAGCACAAGcatatatggaaaaattaatgAAGTCAATGAACAATATAAAGAtttctagaaaaattttaaaaaacaacaagctAACATGCAGAAACTTTACCAGGCTCAAGCTTTCATCCCAAGATTGGCTTATCTGCATTGCTGCTTGCACTTCCCTAAAACAAACAACATGAAAGGCTGTCAGTGTTTACAAACAAGATGTAATCAATGTAATTGGCTATATATCCTATTCTTGTGAAGCACTAACCTCTCATGTGCAGTTTCTCTATTCATCATATCCATGCCTTCTTCCTGCAAAGACCACGTATGCTGAAAACATAATATTTAGCCACACAATtctattcttaaaataaaatgaagataattttcTATCTTATTTGGATTAATCACAGTATAGCAGAACATTCTAAGATTGTCACTCATGCCACATCTGTATTTTATGAGCATGCTTGGAAAAATTTTAGTCTGTCTAAAACTAACCAGAGGTGCATCCTGGCTCATGTTAAATATCTAAatcttcaaaatgaaaataaaatcaaaatgtaCAATCTAGAAAATTTTAGATCTGAGCAAGTaagtaaaatttacccttttgATTTGATGCAGTCTGCTACTAGGAATACGATTAGGTGAGGATGACAGCAactggaaagaaaaagtaaacattTACTATTTTCTGAATCACAAAGCAGAGGTCTGCTGTCAGTAATGATACACAACCTAGTTCTAGATAATTTTGCATATTCTCCTCAGAAATTTAGCTCTTTAAATCACTGAACATTAATGCACTTGAGGCAATACATTCAGTCTTTAGAAAGTACACCAGGTGTCCAAACTCAAAGCACCATCTGTCACTAGATAGGCACTGACTTTACCACTTTTCCCAAATGAATGCCAAGCTGTATAAATTTATGTGAAAAAGACTCTAGACCTTAGAAAGATCCATTACCCTAGTTATCTAAAATAAGGACCTATATATAAGAagagaaagtttaaaaaacactgatttttat
Encoded here:
- the PABIR2 gene encoding PABIR family member 2 isoform X11, whose protein sequence is MSRHSLVNKELLSSSPNRIPSSRLHQIKREEGMDMMNRETAHEREVQAAMQISQSWDESLSLSDSDIDKQDKLYSPKRIDFTPVSPAPSPTRGFGKQCFSPSLQMFVSSSGLPPSPVPSPRRFSSRRIQSPVKCIRPSVLGPLKRKGEMETESQPKRLFQGTTNMLSPDAAQLSDLSSWWCYQGEEIPALTRCVEHLQMNE
- the PABIR2 gene encoding PABIR family member 2 isoform X10, translating into MSRHSLVNKELLSSSPNRIPSSRLHQIKREEGMDMMNRETAHEREVQAAMQISQSWDESLSLSDSDIDKQDKLYSPKRIDFTPVSPAPSPTRGFGKQCFSPSLQMFVSSSGLPPSPVPSPRRFSSRRIQSPVKCIRPSVLGPLKRKGEMETESQPKRLFQGTTNMLSPDAAQLSDLSSCSDILDGSSSGSGLSSDSLARGSATAESP